The Pongo pygmaeus isolate AG05252 chromosome 7, NHGRI_mPonPyg2-v2.0_pri, whole genome shotgun sequence DNA segment GCCAGGGGTCCAGGTGGCCGCCCGAAGAAATACATCGTTTCCTGAGGAAGGCACAGTGAACTGTATCCTTCCTGGCTCCCTTTCCTGTGAGGTCCGTGTCTTCCCTGGGGCGGGAGGAAATACTAAACCAGCATGGTGCTGGCTGGTCAGGGTGACTGACAGCTCAGGAAGGAAGTCTTGGTTTTCTTTTACCCAAAGAAGCAGGGGCGGGGCCCCTGTCTGGGGGGCCAGAGAGACCACCTTTGGTGTCATTGTGTGGTGCAGTCCTTTGGCTGGGTGGAgtgtgaggcagagagagaggataAGGGAGCGTCCCAGgggagggctggggctggaggaggcaggggctgggctgaGCGGGAGTGGGCGGTGCTGTGTCCTGGCCTGGGGAGCATggctgagcacctactacatgcagACACTGCTGGGGATCACTCAATCTGCACAGATGCTCTTCTGAAGTAGGCATGATAGTTCCCATTTGATAGACGAGGAAACCTGGAACCCAAAAACCTGCTAAGCTGACAAGAAACCCCCTCAGAGGCCTCAGCAGCCAGAAAAATGCGTTGGGTCCAGTGCCCTCAAGTCCGCCAAGGACGGGGCTGGCTTTAGAGACTCACAGACTTGGGAGATAGGACTGGCCAAGGGTACCTGGTTTTTCCGCTCTGGAGATGGTTCTTAACCACAGGCCACACTTCACAGCCTCATCTGGGCCTCGGGAGCCCCAGAGGGCACAGCTCTGGGCAGGAGACACAGCAGGTGGGCCCCTCCCTTGGCAGGGCGGGCTCGAATCAGGCAGGGTGCTCCTAGCTTTGTCACCGGACACCGAAGGGCGTCACGGGCAGTGGCTGGCTGTGTCCTTCTGAGCTAAGCTGGGTCCTGACCTTTCACACTACCCTCCTAACTTCCACGACTCTGTCACCGCCTTACGGAGGAGCTGAAGTCACAGACACAGCAAGGTTGGGGTCCGGCACCGAAAGTATCCAGTGGTAGACAGCGGAACCCTTAAGAAACGGACGCCTTCATGCGGGCGGCTGGAGAAGCAGGGGCTGGGCACCGCAGCAACCACGCTTCGGCTCAGACACCGGGAGGGAAGCACGCCTGGAGCGGATCCGAGACTACTGAGAGGTGCTAGGACTGGCTGTGGGCGCAGGCCGATCCTTACATTCGAGGCCGGCCCAGCTCTGTagcttccctctctgggcctctcacTCTCGCAGGACCTCGGTGGGAGCGCGCACATGGCGGTGGGGCCGCGGGCCCGAGCCCGGACTGGCCACCGGGGGCGCCCGCGAGCTGACGCTCTGGCCCGCTCCAGTCTCTGTGGCCCGCGCGACCTTCCGGCCCTGGGGCCGGTGGCCGCGGGGCTCCAGCGACGCCGTGTGGCCCATGCTCCGCTCTGTGCCTCCAGGGGGCCGAGAAACTGCTGAGAGTCCGGCCCGGCCGGCGGTGCGGGGCGCGGGCCGAGGGCCCCGGAAGGCAGCGGCCCCCCAAGGCAGCGGCCCCGCCCTCTTTACCTGCGGCCTCGCAGAGCATGCTGGGAGCCGCGGGAGGCAGTGGCCCCGCCCCCTCACCTGCGGTCTCGCAAAGCATGGTGGGAGCCCCGGGAGGCAATGGCCCCGCCCCCTTCCCTGCGGCCGCGCAGAGCATGCCGGGAGCCGCCGGCGTCCGGATCGCTCGCCCCCGTTTGGACCCCACTTCGGTTCTTCTGGGGTGTTGATGCTCCTAAAGCTCGAGAGCACGTGTCCAGACCCTAGCCTGTACGACGCTGACTCTGCCAGGTCCCAGAACCAAAGCCATGCCGGGGTGTGGCCTCTGACCCCACGCGGAGGAGACCTCGCCTTGCCGGACCCCGCCTGGAACCCGACCTCCCGGCCTCGCAGCCGGCCTGAGCCGCCATGCGCGGGAAGTTGCTGCCGCTGGCCGGCCTCTACCTGGTGCAGGGCCTGCCCTACGGGCTCCAGTCTGGCCTCCTGCCCGTGCTGCTGCGTGCCGGCGGCCTCTCCCTGACGCGCGTGGGGCTGGCCAAGGTTTTGTACGCTCCGTGGCTGCTCAAGCTGGCGTGGGCCCCGGTGGTGGACGCGCAGGGCTCGGCGAGGGCCTGGCTGACGCGCAGCACGGCGGGCCTGGGCCTGGTGTGTGGGCTGCTTGCCGGGCTGCCCCCGCCTGGAGCTGGCCAGGCCGGGCTGCCCGCCGCTGTGGCAGGGTTGCTGCTGTTGTTGAACCTGGGTGCCGCCATGCAGGATGTGGCCCTGGACGCGCTGGCTGTACAGCTGTTGGAGCCGGCCGAGCTGGGGCCAGGCAACACCGTGCAGGTGGTCGCGTACAAGCTGGGGGCCGCGCTAGCTGGGGGCGCGCTGCTGGCGCTGCTGCCCACCCTCTCGTGGCCGCAACTCTTTCTGCTCCTGGCTGCCACCTACTGGCTGGCCGCGGCCCTGGCCTGGGCTGCACCAGCCCTGCGGCGGCTCCCACAGCAGCCCCCTTGCGAGCAGCGTCCCCACACCGCGCACCTTCTGCGGGACGTGCTAGCCGTGCCGGGGACCCTGTGGACGGCAGGCTTTGTGCTCACCTACAAGCTGGGTGAGTTAGGCCTCGAGCCAGGCAACAGCAGAGTTGGGGCTTCCGGGACAGCTTCAGGTGTGTCCCCAGGAGCTTGCAACCCATTACAGGGCCACCCTTTTTCTGGGGTATGACCTGCAAGACTTGGCCCTGACATCCGGGGCTCTGCAGCTGGGCCTTGCGTCTTGTCCTCCCCCAGCTCTAGCCAGATCCCTGAGCGCTCTCTCGGGCTGCCCTACTTCTCCCCCAGCATCTGCAGCTCTGGAACACTGAGGAGAGCAGGGCAGGACTCAGGGCCCAGGTGGGGAGAAGAGAGGCGGGGGCACATATGGAACCTCCCGTGCTCACGCCCCCCCCACCACCCAAGGTGAGCAGGGTGCCAACAGCCTGTTTCCTCTTCTCCTGCTGGACCACGGCGTTTCTGCCCCCGAGTTGGGACTGTGGAATGGTGTGGGTGCTGTGGTCTGCTCCATCGCTGGCTCCTTTCTGGGTGGGACCTTGCTGGCCAAGCACTGGTGAGCCCTCCCCCGTGTACCCTGCCCACCCACCTGTACCCGAGCTGCCCCCAATCCACTATACTGACCcatttcccacccccaccccagggaaCTGCTGCCTCTGTTGAGGTCAGTGCTGCAGTTCCGCCTTGGGAGCCTAGCCTGCCAGACTGCCTTGGTCTTCCACCTGGACACCCTGGGGGCCAGCATGGACCCTGGCACAATCTTGAGAGGTGAGGGGCTGGCcttgaggaggaagagaggggccAGGAGCCTGGGGCACTGCTGACTTCTGCCCTCCCAGGGTCAGCCTTGCTGAGCCTATGTCTGCAGCACTTCTTGGGAGGCCTGGTCACCACAGTCACCTTCACTGGGATGATGCGCTGCAGCCAGCTGGCCCCCAGGGCCCTGCAGGTGAGGAGATGTAGCAGGGACACAGAGGGACCACAGGGCTGGGGCTGTGTGGGCCTGACCCTCACCGTGACCCCCACCCCCTCAGGCCACACACTACAGCCTTCTGGCCACTCTGGAGCTGCTGGGGAAGCTGCTGCTGGGCACTCTGGCCGGAGGCCTGGCTGATGGGTTGGGTCCACATCCCTGCTTCTTGCTCCTGCTCATTCTCTCTGCCTTGCCCATTCTGTACCTGGGCCTAGTACCCAGCACCTTTCTCTGAGCTGGGTGGCTGGACTGGTCAATAAAGCCACATGTGCCTGTGGCCCAGATGTCTCTGTGCCTGGAATATGTCATGTGCTTGTCCCCAGGTCATGGGGGCTGCCTCATTGGCGAGGAAGGCCCATAAAAACAAAGTGAGCACTTTTTATTCTGCATTTTGAAGCCTCCTCGTCCCCACACCCTGTGGCAGGTTTTGCCCAGGTCCTCAGTCACTGCCCTAGCCTCTGACAACCCCAGCTCTACCCGACATCCCCCAACGCAGTGCAGTCAGCGGGCCACCCGCAGGAGCTCTTCCGTGGCCAGGCCCACCAGGGCGTGGAAGCTCAGGTGCAGGTATTTTCTCCAGAAGCGCCGGTCCTGCCCGTACACCTGGGCCGGGTAGCAGGGGCTTCCTACGGTGGAGCCAAGACACAGCCGCCAAGACACAGCCGTGAGCCCCAGACCCAGCCTGCAGTGGGTGGAGCCTCCCAGGCCTCAcctgccccagcccccagccccagcctgcagCGGGTGGGGCCTCCCAGGCCTCACCGATGCCGTGGAAGATGCGGGCCACAGCCCTGCCCGAGAACTTCTCCTCTGGCCTCAGGGACAGGAACTGGCGGATGTCGCAGCGGACCTGGTCTTCCCAATCCTGGAGCTGTGTGGACAGGCACATCAGGCTTCCTCTGAGCTCCCATGGCGCTGCATCCACACAGCAAGCCTCATGCAGCCCAAGGAACCTGCAACCCCGATGAACTGCCTGGCCTTACTGCACTCACTCTGGCCTGCCCTGGCTCGGGGCCCTGTGCGTCCTCCATGCCTCCTGGCCCCTGTGCTTCCTCTTCCTCAAAGTAGCGGCCCAGCAGGTCCTTGAGCCTGGTGCTGCGCTCCTCATCCTGCTGCTCCAGGCAGGGCCCGCAGCTGGGGAAGGCTACGCTGTGGGGAGGAGCCTGTCAGAGCTGATCACTGCGGGGGGGTGGATGGTCCCAGGCCCTGCCCGCCTCCTCCCAACCTGCGAAAGGCCTGGAAGGTTCTCCGCAGACGGGCCAGGGCCTGGTGCTCCCGGGCCTGCACACGGCCATAGAGGAAGTCACAGATCTGGTCCTTTTCCTCAGCGGTCAGGTCTCCTGGACTGCGAAGGTGGAAGGCCAGCCCACTGAACTCCACAAGCACCCCTGTCCCACGTTGCACACCTGCCGGAAAGCATGTCAGATGCAGGCAGGCAGCATCCAGGGCGGTGTGGGGTGGGAAGAGGCGCACCTGTCCTGGGCTCGTGGTCCCACTGCAGCTGGCAGAGAGCCCGCCGCACAGAGGCCAGCTCCCAAC contains these protein-coding regions:
- the MFSD3 gene encoding major facilitator superfamily domain-containing protein 3 isoform X3 produces the protein MRGKLLPLAGLYLVQGLPYGLQSGLLPVLLRAGGLSLTRVGLAKVLYAPWLLKLAWAPVVDAQGSARAWLTRSTAGLGLVCGLLAGLPPPGAGQAGLPAAVAGLLLLLNLGAAMQDVALDALAVQLLEPAELGPGNTVQVVAYKLGAALAGGALLALLPTLSWPQLFLLLAATYWLAAALAWAAPALRRLPQQPPCEQRPHTAHLLRDVLAVPGTLWTAGFVLTYKLGCQQPVSSSPAGPRRFCPRVGTVEWCGCCGLLHRWLLSGWDLAGQALGTAASVEVSAAVPPWEPSLPDCLGLPPGHPGGQHGPWHNLERVSLAEPMSAALLGRPGHHSHLHWDDALQPAGPQGPAGHTLQPSGHSGAAGEAAAGHSGRRPG
- the MFSD3 gene encoding major facilitator superfamily domain-containing protein 3 isoform X4, giving the protein MRGKLLPLAGLYLVQGLPYGLQSGLLPVLLRAGGLSLTRVGLAKVLYAPWLLKLAWAPVVDAQGSARAWLTRSTAGLGLVCGLLAGLPPPGAGQAGLPAAVAGLLLLLNLGAAMQDVALDALAVQLLEPAELGPGNTVQVVAYKLGAALAGGALLALLPTLSWPQLFLLLAATYWLAAALAWAAPALRRLPQQPPCEQRPHTAHLLRDVLAVPGTLWTAGFVLTYKLGCQQPVSSSPAGPRRFCPRVGTVEWCGCCGLLHRWLLSGWDLAGQALGTAASVEVSAAVPPWEPSLPDCLGLPPGHPGGQHGPWHNLERVSLAEPMSAALLGRPGHHSHLHWDDALQPAGPQGPAGHGGCLIGEEGP
- the MFSD3 gene encoding major facilitator superfamily domain-containing protein 3 isoform X2, translated to MRGKLLPLAGLYLVQGLPYGLQSGLLPVLLRAGGLSLTRVGLAKVLYAPWLLKLAWAPVVDAQGSARAWLTRSTAGLGLVCGLLAGLPPPGAGQAGLPAAVAGLLLLLNLGAAMQDVALDALAVQLLEPAELGPGNTVQVVAYKLGAALAGGALLALLPTLSWPQLFLLLAATYWLAAALAWAAPALRRLPQQPPCEQRPHTAHLLRDVLAVPGTLWTAGFVLTYKLGEQGANSLFPLLLLDHGVSAPELGLWNGVGAVVCSIAGSFLGGTLLAKHWELLPLLRSVLQFRLGSLACQTALVFHLDTLGASMDPGTILRGSALLSLCLQHFLGGLVTTVTFTGMMRCSQLAPRALQVMGAASLARKAHKNKVSTFYSAF
- the MFSD3 gene encoding major facilitator superfamily domain-containing protein 3 isoform X1, yielding MRGKLLPLAGLYLVQGLPYGLQSGLLPVLLRAGGLSLTRVGLAKVLYAPWLLKLAWAPVVDAQGSARAWLTRSTAGLGLVCGLLAGLPPPGAGQAGLPAAVAGLLLLLNLGAAMQDVALDALAVQLLEPAELGPGNTVQVVAYKLGAALAGGALLALLPTLSWPQLFLLLAATYWLAAALAWAAPALRRLPQQPPCEQRPHTAHLLRDVLAVPGTLWTAGFVLTYKLGEQGANSLFPLLLLDHGVSAPELGLWNGVGAVVCSIAGSFLGGTLLAKHWELLPLLRSVLQFRLGSLACQTALVFHLDTLGASMDPGTILRGSALLSLCLQHFLGGLVTTVTFTGMMRCSQLAPRALQATHYSLLATLELLGKLLLGTLAGGLADGLGPHPCFLLLLILSALPILYLGLVPSTFL